In the genome of Deinococcus deserti VCD115, one region contains:
- a CDS encoding YczE/YyaS/YitT family protein, giving the protein MLQPAPLIFLTRLQPAGQYALLLLGLGLYGLSLRMMLNAGVGVAPWDVFHVGVTHWLPLTVGQVSMASGLLLVLYTSLNLRERFGPGTLLNVVLIGLVMDLLGGVIPYPQQPLWQWAQFLLGVLLVGLATGAYVGAGLGAGPRDSLMLGLHRQRGWSVARIRTGVELVVLAAGLLLGGPFGWGTLVYALAAGPSVSFGLGLFGLKGKKQATSKERASELSQ; this is encoded by the coding sequence GTGCTGCAGCCCGCGCCCCTGATCTTCCTGACCCGCCTCCAGCCGGCCGGACAGTACGCCCTCTTATTGCTGGGCCTGGGCCTTTATGGTCTGAGCCTGCGCATGATGCTCAATGCCGGAGTCGGCGTGGCGCCCTGGGACGTCTTTCATGTGGGCGTCACCCATTGGCTGCCGCTGACGGTCGGACAGGTCAGCATGGCCAGCGGTCTGCTGCTGGTGCTGTACACCTCGCTGAACCTGCGCGAGCGCTTTGGCCCCGGCACCCTGCTGAACGTCGTGCTGATCGGGCTGGTGATGGACCTGCTGGGCGGCGTGATTCCTTACCCGCAGCAACCGCTGTGGCAGTGGGCGCAGTTCCTGCTGGGCGTGCTGCTGGTCGGGCTGGCCACCGGGGCGTATGTGGGTGCTGGCCTGGGCGCCGGTCCCCGCGACAGCCTGATGCTGGGGCTGCACCGTCAGCGCGGCTGGTCGGTGGCGCGTATTCGAACCGGCGTGGAACTGGTGGTGCTGGCCGCTGGTCTGCTGCTGGGGGGCCCCTTCGGGTGGGGCACCCTGGTCTATGCGCTGGCGGCTGGCCCCAGCGTCAGTTTCGGCCTGGGTCTGTTTGGGCTTAAAGGCAAAAAGCAGGCCACGAGCAAGGAAAGGGCTTCCGAGCTCAGCCAGTAA
- the guaA gene encoding glutamine-hydrolyzing GMP synthase, producing MSVVILDFGSQFTRLIARRFRELGAYSVILPGTASLERIGQENPQGIVLSGGPSSVYDERAPRPAPGVLELDVPILGVCYGMQFLAHEAGGDVKRAGKREYGKADLTRYGGQLFEGIQGEFVAWMSHSDSVTQLPAGYEVVAETEDTPVTAIENPVSRRYGVQFHPEVVHTPKGGQLLANFLKICDVKRDWTAAHIVEELIADVQHQVGDSGRVLLGISGGVDSSTLALLLARAVGERLTAVFIDHGLLRLGEREQVEAALRPLGVNLVTVDAREEFLGSLRGVSDPEQKRKIIGREFIRAFERETAKLGDFDFLAQGTLYPDVIESAGGHHGDKSGAANIKSHHNVGGLPEDLKFKLVEPFRTLFKDEVREIAQLLGLPDHIRMRHPFPGPGLAIRCLGEVTEEKLEILKRVDDIFISGLREFGLYDGCSQALAVLTPIQSVGVMGDERTYSYTVALRAVTTDDYMTAEWARLPYEFLATMSNRIVNQVHEVNRVVYDITGKPPATIEWE from the coding sequence GTGAGCGTCGTCATTCTGGATTTCGGTAGTCAATTCACGCGCCTGATCGCGCGGCGGTTTCGCGAACTGGGCGCGTACTCGGTCATCCTGCCCGGCACTGCGTCCCTGGAACGCATCGGACAGGAAAATCCCCAGGGCATCGTACTTTCCGGTGGTCCCAGCAGTGTGTATGACGAGCGTGCGCCCAGACCCGCCCCAGGAGTGCTGGAGTTGGACGTGCCTATTCTGGGTGTGTGCTACGGCATGCAGTTTCTGGCCCATGAGGCGGGCGGCGACGTCAAACGGGCCGGGAAGCGCGAGTACGGCAAGGCTGACCTGACCCGGTACGGTGGTCAGCTGTTCGAGGGCATTCAGGGCGAATTTGTTGCCTGGATGAGCCACAGCGACAGCGTTACTCAGCTGCCGGCGGGCTACGAGGTGGTCGCCGAAACCGAGGACACTCCTGTCACGGCGATCGAGAACCCGGTATCCCGGCGCTACGGTGTGCAGTTTCACCCCGAGGTCGTACACACACCCAAGGGCGGTCAGCTGCTGGCCAACTTTCTGAAGATCTGTGACGTCAAGCGCGACTGGACTGCGGCACACATCGTCGAGGAGCTGATTGCGGACGTGCAGCACCAGGTGGGCGACAGTGGCCGTGTGCTGCTGGGCATCAGCGGCGGCGTGGACAGCTCCACCCTGGCCCTGTTGCTGGCCCGCGCTGTGGGTGAGCGCCTGACAGCCGTATTTATCGATCATGGCCTGCTGCGCCTGGGCGAACGCGAGCAGGTAGAAGCAGCGCTTCGTCCGCTGGGCGTCAATCTGGTCACCGTGGATGCGCGCGAGGAGTTCCTGGGTTCGCTGCGCGGCGTGAGTGATCCTGAACAGAAACGCAAGATTATCGGCCGTGAATTTATCCGGGCGTTCGAGCGCGAGACTGCCAAACTGGGCGACTTCGACTTCCTGGCGCAGGGCACGCTGTACCCCGACGTCATCGAGTCGGCCGGCGGGCATCACGGAGACAAGTCGGGCGCGGCCAACATCAAGAGTCACCACAATGTCGGCGGCCTGCCCGAGGACCTGAAATTCAAGCTGGTCGAACCGTTCCGCACCCTGTTCAAGGACGAGGTGCGTGAAATTGCCCAGCTGCTGGGATTACCGGACCACATCCGCATGCGTCATCCTTTCCCGGGGCCAGGTCTGGCGATCCGCTGCCTGGGTGAGGTCACCGAGGAAAAGCTCGAGATTCTCAAGCGGGTGGACGACATCTTTATCTCCGGGCTGCGCGAGTTCGGGCTGTATGACGGCTGCTCGCAGGCGCTGGCGGTTCTGACGCCCATTCAGTCGGTCGGCGTGATGGGCGACGAGCGCACCTACAGCTATACGGTTGCCCTGCGGGCCGTGACGACCGACGATTACATGACCGCCGAATGGGCCCGGCTGCCTTACGAGTTCCTGGCGACCATGAGCAACCGCATCGTGAATCAGGTGCACGAGGTCAACCGCGTGGTCTACGACATCACCGGCAAGCCGCCGGCCACCATCGAGTGGGAATAA